The following proteins come from a genomic window of Lineus longissimus chromosome 18, tnLinLong1.2, whole genome shotgun sequence:
- the LOC135502087 gene encoding uncharacterized protein LOC135502087, protein MDRLLPLLVLLLFKFVGGKDMVVVYFANSGATSGTVRVRVNGSRTVPTKAICWNSSWGMKEANVTCRQMGFLKATSTGKVSDVIPPIIFDVRCSGTETNLADCSYSLSGTCQSNLLVSVTCLRNPAFNGLFDVRLNGQAAHNGIVEFRQTYQGNAKQPWYAQCHDLWSKEDSEVVCRQLGYSGVKVTTGISGSLPNVVGGKLKCTGTEQTLRGCSVINTSSCTDKTTYPLVECNLDSETQQPFDIRLTGGNTSAGSVELLKYGKWGVICDKKDGAWNLASARVACGQLGFVDAIRVTEPAEFGQGNGSIHLKNPGCKGDEWSIEKCPIPYGWGGGVNACQTKDTAGVVCSPDKFPAYDISITMWTLKTSKSFGRFFLHSQGFPQLFNYEAQTHHLCTMTSNTIIEFSIYIHYKRFKENHWETLSFQGIDTQTTSSTFYNLQLFGDNSNPGPYTISTKSLTMEFKSNGATGKGKFRLEIRVPNGADIALSCSSRTPTIPSTATTTSTTILPPATSVTSTQTVPSDTSIANTSKKNLPPSTQCMTIGMHRKSHFKERGRGVKLRTQSLHVDVVVGGLFGAIIVAMIAIILGVVLWKLGLLRFGKRQSPRPARATRGYEDTRVEFTGIDDRSAYANVRTEYVNNAFILDGSSPMTDQDATSPYANVRELGQDVSRENQIHLQDPVPEAPYDDVRSLDPNNTAESVSECVTESVAESGSNQSHGGPSETQSHSYDNVAHSEESPYAHLDPVNHQDYLDFKELSPEQMRPI, encoded by the exons ATGGACAGACTTCTCCCGCTGTTGGTCCTCTTACTCTTCAAGTTCGTAG GTGGCAAAGACATGGTGGTTGTATATTTTGCCAACTCAGGTGCTACCAGCGGAACGGTCAGAGTTCGCGTCAACGGATCACGAACAGTCCCAACTAAGGCGATATGTTGGAACAGCTCATGGGGGATGAAGGAGGCGAATGTTACCTGTCGGCAGATGGGATTTCT AAAAGCGACCTCCACTGGTAAAGTTAGTGATGTAATTCCCCCTATTATCTTTGACGTCCGCTGTTCGGGGACAGAGacaaatctcgcagactgcagTTACAGCCTCTCAGGAACTTGCCAAAGTAACCTACTTGTCAGTGTCACCTGCTTACGGAATCCAG CCTTTAATGGCCTATTTGATGTCCGTCTGAACGGTCAAGCTGCTCATAATGGTATAGTCGAGTTCAGGCAGACATATCAAGGAAATGCAAAGCAACCGTGGTATGCACAATGTCACGACCTTTGGAGTAAAGAGGATTCTGAGGTTGTCTGTAGGCAGCTTGGATACAG CGGAGTCAAAGTTACCACTGGTATTAGTGGTAGTCTCCCTAATGTTGTCGGTGGAAAGCTTAAGTGTACAGGGACAGAACAGACCTTGAGAGGATGCAGTGTGATTAATACATCATCATGCACCGACAAGACGACTTACCCACTAGTCGAATGCAACCTTGATAGTG AGACCCAGCAACCTTTCGATATCCGCCTGACCGGTGGTAATACATCAGCAGGAAGTGTAGAGCTGTTGAAGTACGGTAAATGGGGCGTGATTTGTGATAAAAAGGATGGAGCATGGAACCTTGCGAGCGCCAGGGTTGCGTGCGGACAGCTTGGTTTTGT TGATGCCATCCGTGTGACAGAGCCAGCTGAGTTCGGCCAAGGCAATGGTTCAATACACCTGAAGAACCCCGGGTGTAAGGGAGACGAATGGAGCATAGAGAAGTGTCCAATACCATACGGTTGGGGAGGTGGCGTCAATGCATGCCAGACAAAGGATACGGCAGGCGTTGTTTGCAGCCCGGATAAAT ttCCTGCGTATGACATCAGTATAACAATGTGGACACTAAAGACATCGAAATCTTTTGGAAGATTCTTCCTTCACAGCCAAGGATTCCCTCAACTCTTCAACTACGAGGCGCAGACACATCATCTGTGCACCATGACCTCGAATACCATCATAGAGTTCTCAATATACATCCACTACAAGAGGTTCAAGGAAAACCATTGGGAAACACTGTCATTTCAAGGCATTGATACCCAGACAACGAGTAGTACCTTCTACAATCTCCAACTCTTCGGGGATAATTCGAACCCTGGACCTTATACAATAAGTACCAAATCACTGACGATGGAATTCAAGTCGAACGGTGCTACAGGAAAGGGAAAGTTCCGACTTGAAATAAGAG TCCCAAATGGTGCAGACATCGCTTTGTCGTGCTCCAGTCGGACTCCGACTATTCCATCGACTGCAACAACCACGTCTACAACAATTCTACCACCTGCTACATCTGTGACCAGCACACAGACTGTACCATCCGACACGTCCATTGCCAACACATCCAAAAAGAATTTACCACCTTCCACACAATGCATGACAATAGGTATGCATCGCAAAAGTCACTTCAAGGAACGTGGAAGGGGTGTGAAATTAAGAACCCAGTCACTGCATG TTGATGTTGTCGTCGGCGGGCTATTTGGAGCAATCATTGTGGCGATGATAGCTATCATTTTAGGCGTTGTTCTGTG GAAGCTTGGACTGTTACGATTCGGGAAGAGACAGAGTCCTCGACCCGCAAGGGCCACGAGAGGTTACGAGGACACGAGAGTTGAATTTACTGGAATTGATGATAGATCAGCTTACGCCAACGTCAGGACGGAGTACGTCAATAATGCATTCATCCTTGATGGTAGTTCTCCGATGACCGACCAAGACGCCACTTCTCCATACGCAAATGTGCGTGAGTTGGGGCAGGATGTATCAAGAGAGAACCAGATTCATCTCCAGGATCCAGTGCCCGAAGCTCCGTATGACGACGTGAGAAGCCTTGATCCCAACAACACGGCCGAGAGCGTGTCCGAGTGTGTGACCGAGAGCGTGGCCGAGAGCGGTTCAAACCAGTCCCACGGAGGCCCAAGTGAGACTCAAAGTCACTCGTATGACAATGTGGCTCACAGTGAAGAGTCACCATATGCACATCTGGATCCCGTAAACCATCAGGACTATCTGGATTTCAAGGAGCTCAGCCCGGAACAGATGAGACCTATCTGA
- the LOC135502106 gene encoding deleted in malignant brain tumors 1 protein-like isoform X2, which yields MDRLLPLLVLLLFKFVGGTDIVVVCFANSGATSGTVRVRVNGSPEKPSKTICWDSTWGMEEANVTCRQMGFLKATSTGNDSDKIDPIIFDVRCSGTETNLADCSYSLSGPCQSNQFVSVTCLRNPAFNGLFDVRLNGSTAHKGIVESRQTYQGNAKQPWYALCYNLWSKEDSEVVCRQLGYSGVKATTGIIGSLPNVSAGELKCTGTEQTLRGCGVIPTSECTDKTIYTQVECNLDSETQQPFDIRLTGGNTSAGSVELLKNGKWGVICDKDGEWKLASARVVCRQLGFVDAIRVTEPAEFGQGNGSIHLKNPGCKGDEWSIERCPRPYGWGGGVKACQTKDTAGVVCSPEKFPAYDISSTRYTPNTSKSFRRFFLHSQGFPQLFNYEAQTHHLCTMTSNTIIEFSIYIHYKKFQENHSETLSFQANDSQATSSTFNRLQLYGNNSDPGPYTTNTKSMTMEFKSNGATGSGKFRLEIRVPASIAVSLSCYNLTTTPTTTSSTSTTSTTSTTSVTSQGNPTDTTTALVSNTATGGSTKGEVTEPITTPVSMTTDQTDSTTSASVDGVVGGLVGAIVVAAIALILGVAL from the exons ATGGACAGACTTCTCCCGCTGTTGGTACTTTTACTCTTCAAGTTCGTAG GTGGCACAGACATAGTGGTTGTATGTTTTGCCAACTCAGGTGCTACCAGCGGAACGGTCAGAGTTCGCGTCAACGGATCACCAGAGAAACCAAGTAAGACGATATGTTGGGACAGCACATGGGGGATGGAGGAGGCGAATGTTACCTGTCGGCAGATGGGATTTCT AAAAGCGACCTCCACTGGTAATGATAGTGATAAAATTGACCCAATCATTTTTGACGTCCGCTGTTCGGGGACAGAGACAAACCTCGCAGACTGCAGTTACAGCCTCTCAGGACCCTGCCAAAGTAACCAATTTGTCAGTGTCACCTGCTTACGGAATCCAG CCTTTAATGGCCTATTTGATGTCCGTCTGAACGGTTCAACGGCTCATAAAGGTATAGTCGAGTCACGGCAGACATATCAAGGAAATGCAAAGCAACCGTGGTATGCACTATGTTACAACCTTTGGAGTAAAGAGGATTCTGAGGTTGTCTGTAGGCAGCTTGGATACAG CGGTGTCAAAGCTACCACGGGCATTATTGGTAGTCTCCCCAATGTTTCCGCTGGAGAGCTCAAGTGTACCGGGACAGAACAGACCTTGAGAGGATGCGGTGTGATTCCAACATCAGAATGCACCGACAAGACAATATATACTCAAGTCGAATGCAACCTTGACAGTG AGACCCAGCAACCTTTTGATATCCGCCTGACCGGTGGTAATACATCAGCAGGAAGTGTAGAGCTCTTGAAGAACGGTAAATGGGGCGTCATCTGTGATAAGGATGGAGAATGGAAGCTTGCGAGCGCCAGGGTTGTGTGTCGACAGCTTGGTTTTGT TGATGCCATCCGTGTGACAGAGCCAGCTGAGTTCGGCCAAGGCAATGGTTCAATACACCTGAAGAACCCCGGGTGTAAGGGAGACGAATGGagcatagagaggtgtccaagACCATACGGTTGGGGAGGTGGCGTCAAAGCATGCCAGACAAAGGACACGGCAGGCGTTGTTTGCAGCCCGGAAAAAT TTCCTGCGTATGACATCAGCTCAACACGCTACACACCAAACACATCGAAATCTTTTAGAAGATTCTTCCTTCACAGCCAAGGATTCCCTCAACTCTTCAACTACGAGGCGCAGACACATCATTTGTGCACCATGACCTCGAATACCATCATAGAGTTCTCCATATATATCCACTACAAGAAATTCCAGGAAAACCATAGCGAAACACTGTCATTCCAAGCCAATGATTCCCAGGCAACGAGTAGTACCTTCAACCGTCTTCAACTCTACGGGAATAATTCGGACCCTGGACCTTATACAACAAATACCAAATCAATGACGATGGAATTCAAGTCGAATGGTGCTACAGGAAGTGGAAAGTTCCGACTTGAAATAAGAG TCCCTGCTAGCATAGCTGTGTCTTTAAGCTGCTACAACCTAACGACAACACCAAcgacaacatcatcaacatcaacaacatcaacaacatcgaCCACAAGCGTCACTTCTCAAGGTAACCCTACCGACACGACCACTGCATTGGTATCCAATACCGCGACTGGAGGCTCTACAAAAGGTGAAGTCACAGAACCAATCACCACACCAGTTTCCATGACAACCGATCAAACAGATTCAACCACGTCTGCGTCAG TTGATGGTGTCGTCGGCGGGCTAGTTGGAGCAATCGTGGTGGCGGCAATAGCTCTCATTTTGGGTGTTGCTCTCTGA
- the LOC135502088 gene encoding uncharacterized protein LOC135502088, translated as MGRLLPLLVLLLFKFVGGKDIVVVYFAGSGATSGTVRVSVNGLPVGADSSKAMCWDSSWGMEEANVTCQQMGFLKATSTGKDSDVIPPIIFDVRCSGTETNLADCSYSLSRPCQSKLTVSVTCLRNPAFNGLFDVRLNGSAADKGLVEARQTFQGNTKQPWFAPCYNLWSKEDSEVVCRQLGYSGVKATTGICGSLPNVGAGELKCTGTEQTLRGCSMTPTSDCTDKTTYPLVECNLDNETQQPFDIRLTGGNISAGSVELLKYGKWGVICDRDGEWKLASARVVCRQLGSVDAIRVTEPAEFGQGNGSIHLKNPGCKGDEWSIERCPRPYGWGGGVKACQTKDTGGVVCSPDKFPAYGISSTLYTPNASKSFGRFFLHSQGFPQLFNYEAQTHHLCTMTSNTIIEFSIYIHYKRFQENHSETLSFQANDSQATSSTFYRLQLYGDDSDPGPYTKNTKSMTMEFKANGAAGSGKFRLEIRVPASIAVSLNCSKLTSTPTTTSTPTTTSSTSTTSTTSVTSQGDPTNTTTVLVTNTSTGSSTKVEVTEPITTPVSMTTNQTNSTTSASVAVAVDVDVVVGGLVAAILVAAIAIILGVALWKLGLVRFGKRRDLRPANDTGGYDDTRVEFSGIENGSAYANVGTLYDNDAFIPDGTYSSPMTEQDPASPYANVRELGQDVSREKQSHLQDPVPEAPYDDVRSVGPNNTTESVAESASNQAHGGPRETQSLSNDNVAHSEESPYAHLDPVSHQEYLDFRELSPEQMRPI; from the exons ATGGGCAGACTTCTCCCGCTGTTGGTACTTTTACTCTTCAAGTTCGTAG GTGGCAAAGACATAGTTGTTGTATATTTTGCCGGCTCAGGTGCTACCAGCGGAACGGTCAGAGTTAGCGTCAACGGATTACCAGTAGGCGCTGACTCAAGTAAGGCGATGTGTTGGGACAGCTCATGGGGGATGGAAGAGGCGAATGTTACCTGTCAGCAGATGGGATTTCT AAAAGCGACCTCCACGGGTAAAGATAGTGATGTAATTCCCCCTATTATCTTTGACGTACGCTGTTCGGGGACAGAGACAAACCTCGCAGACTGTAGTTACAGCCTCTCAAGACCCTGCCAAAGCAAGCtaactgtcagtgtcacctgCTTACGGAATCCAG CCTTTAATGGTCTCTTTGATGTCCGTCTGAACGGTTCAGCTGCTGATAAAGGTTTAGTCGAGGCACGGCAGACGTTTCAGGGGAATACAAAGCAGCCATGGTTTGCACCTTGTTACAACCTTTGGAGTAAAGAGGATTCTGAGGTTGTCTGTAGGCAGCTTGGATACAG CGGAGTCAAAGCTACCACTGGCATTTGTGGTAGCCTCCCTAATGTTGGAGCTGGAGAGCTCAAGTGTACAGGAACAGAACAGACCTTGAGAGGATGCAGTATGACTCCAACATCAGACTGCACCGACAAGACGACTTACCCACTAGTCGAATGCAACCTTGATAATG AGACCCAGCAACCTTTCGATATCCGCCTGACCGGTGGTAATATATCAGCAGGAAGTGTAGAGCTCTTGAAGTACGGTAAATGGGGCGTCATTTGTGATAGGGATGGAGAATGGAAGCTTGCGAGCGCCAGGGTTGTGTGCCGACAGCTTGGTTCTGT TGATGCCATCCGTGTGACAGAGCCAGCGGAGTTCGGCCAAGGCAATGGTTCAATACACCTGAAGAACCCCGGGTGTAAGGGAGACGAATGGagcatagagaggtgtccaagACCATACGGCTGGGGAGGTGGCGTCAAAGCATGCCAGACAAAGGATACGGGAGGCGTTGTTTGCAGCCCCGATAAAT TTCCTGCGTATGGCATCAGTTCAACACTCTACACACCAAACGCATCGAAATCTTTTGGAAGATTCTTCCTTCACAGCCAAGGATTCCCTCAGCTCTTCAACTACGAGGCGCAGACACATCATTTGTGCACCATGACCTCGAATACCATCATAGAGTTCTCAATATATATCCATTACAAGAGATTCCAGGAAAACCACAGCGAAACACTGTCATTCCAAGCTAATGATTCCCAGGCAACGAGTAGTACATTCTACCGTCTCCAACTCTACGGGGATGATTCAGACCCTGGACCTTATACAAAAAATACCAAATCAATGACGATGGAATTCAAGGCGAATGGCGCTGCAGGAAGCGGAAAGTTCCGACTTGAAATAAGAG TCCCTGCTAGCATAGCTGTGTCTTTAAACTGCTCCAAACTAACGTCAACACCAACGacaacatcaacaccaacgacaacatcatcaacatcaacaacatcgaCCACAAGCGTCACTTCTCAAGGTGACCCTACCAACACGACCACTGTATTGGTAACTAATACCTCGACTGGAAGCTCTACCAAAGTCGAAGTTACAGAACCAATCACCACTCCAGTTTCCATGACAACCAATCAAACAAATTCAACCACGTCTGCGTCAG TTGCAGTTgcagttgatgttgatgttgtcgTCGGCGGGCTAGTTGCAGCAATCCTAGTGGCGGCAATAGCTATAATTTTGGGTGTTGCTCTGTG GAAGCTTGGACTGGTGCGATTCGGGAAGAGACGGGATCTTCGACCTGCAAATGACACAGGAGGTTACGACGACACAAGAGTGGAATTCTCAGGAATTGAGAATGGTTCAGCTTACGCCAACGTCGGGACATTGTACGACAATGATGCATTCATCCCTGATGGAACATATAGTTCTCCGATGACCGAGCAAGACCCCGCTTCTCCATACGCAAATGTGCGGGAGTTGGGGCAGGATGTATCCAGGGAGAAGCAGAGTCATCTCCAGGATCCAGTGCCCGAAGCACCGTATGACGACGTGCGAAGCGTCGGTCCCAACAACACGACCGAGAGCGTGGCCGAGAGCGCTTCAAACCAGGCCCACGGAGGCCCAAGAGAGACTCAAAGTCTCTCGAATGACAATGTGGCTCACAGTGAAGAGTCACCATATGCACATCTGGATCCCGTAAGCCATCAGGAGTATCTGGATTTCAGGGAGCTCAGCCCGGAACAGATGAGACCTATCTGA
- the LOC135502100 gene encoding uncharacterized protein LOC135502100: protein MGFLNAASTGNEIDAIDPILFDVRCLGTETNLADCSYSLSGSCEINQLVSVTCLRNPAFNGSFDVRLNGSAANKGIVEVRQTFQGNTKQPWFAQCYNLWSKEGSEVVCRQLGYSGVKATTGMSGSLPNVADGELKCTGTEQTLRGCSVIPISECTDKTRYPLVECNLDSETQQPFDIRLTGGNTSAGSVELLKYGKWGVICDRKDGEWNLASARVVCQQLGFVDAIRVTEPAEFGQGNGSIHLRNPGCKGDEWSIEKCPIPYGWGGGVKACQTKDTAGVVCSPDKFPAYDINSTLYTPNASKSFGRFFLHSQGFPQLFNYEAQTHHLCTMTSNTIIEFSIYIHHKRFQENHSETLSFQGITSSTFYRLQFYGDDSDPGPYKTNATSMTMEFKSNGATGSGKFRLEIRVPASIAVSLSCYNLTTTPTTTSSTSTTATTSVTSQGDPTDTTTVLVTNTATESSTKGEVSEPITTPVSVTTDQTDSTTSASVAVAVAVDVDVVVGGLVGAIIVAATAIILGVALWKLGLVRFGKRRNLRPANDTGGYDDTRVEFSGIENGSAYVNVGTLYDNDAFIPNGTYSSPMTEQDPASPYANVTELGQDVSRKNQSHLQDPVPEAPYDDVRSFGPNNTTESVAESGSNQAHGGPRETQSLSNDDPPHSEESPYAHLDPVNHQDYLDFRELSPEQMRPI from the exons ATGGGATTTCT TAATGCGGCCTCCACTGGTAATGAGATTGATGCAATTGACCCAATCCTCTTTGACGTCCGCTGTTTGGGGACAGAGACAAACCTCGCAGACTGCAGTTACAGCCTCTCAGGATCCTGCGAAATCAACCAACTTGTCAGTGTCACCTGCTTACGGAATCCAG CCTTCAATGGTTCATTTGATGTCCGTCTGAACGGTTCTGCTGCTAATAAGGGTATAGTTGAGGTACGGCAAACGTTTCAGGGGAATACGAAGCAGCCATGGTTTGCACAATGTTACAACCTTTGGAGTAAAGAGGGTTCTGAGGTTGTCTGTAGGCAGCTTGGATACAG CGGCGTCAAAGCTACCACTGGCATGAGTGGTAGCCTCCCTAATGTTGCCGATGGCGAGCTCAAGTGTACAGGGACAGAACAGACCTTGAGAGGATGCAGTGTGATTCCAATATCAGAATGCACCGACAAGACGAGATACCCACTAGTCGAATGCAACCTTGATAGTG AAACCCAGCAACCTTTCGATATCCGCCTGACCGGTGGTAATACATCAGCAGGAAGTGTAGAGCTGTTGAAGTACGGTAAATGGGGCGTCATCTGTGACAGAAAGGATGGAGAATGGAACCTTGCGAGCGCCAGGGTTGTGTGCCAACAGCTTGGTTTTGT TGATGCCATCCGTGTGACAGAGCCAGCTGAATTCGGCCAAGGCAATGGTTCGATACACCTGAGGAACCCCGGGTGTAAGGGAGACGAATGGAGCATAGAGAAGTGTCCAATACCCTACGGCTGGGGAGGTGGCGTCAAAGCATGCCAGACAAAGGATACGGCAGGCGTTGTTTGCAGCCCGGATAAAT TTCCTGCGTATGACATCAATTCGACACTCTACACACCAAACGCATCGAAATCTTTTGGAAGATTCTTCCTTCACAGCCAAGGATTCCCTCAGCTCTTCAACTACGAGGCGCAGACACATCATTTGTGCACTATGACCTCGAATACCATCATAGAGTTCTCAATATATATCCACCACAAGAGATTCCAGGAAAACCACAGCGAAACACTGTCATTCCAAGGGATAACGAGTAGTACATTCTACCGTCTCCAATTCTACGGGGATGATTCAGACCCTGGACCTTATAAAACAAATGCAACATCAATGACGATGGAATTCAAGTCGAATGGTGCTACAGGAAGCGGAAAGTTCCGACTTGAAATAAGAG TCCCTGCTAGCATAGCTGTGTCTTTAAGCTGCTACAACCTAACGACAACACCAAcgacaacatcatcaacatcaacaacagCGACCACAAGCGTCACTTCTCAAGGTGACCCTACCGACACGACCACTGTATTGGTAACTAATACCGCAACTGAAAGCTCTACCAAGGGTGAAGTTTCAGAACCAATCACCACTCCAGTTTCCGTGACAACCGATCAAACAGATTCAACTACATCTGCGTCAG TGGCAGTTGCAGTTgcagttgatgttgatgttgtcgTCGGCGGGCTAGTTGGAGCAATCATAGTGGCGGCAACAGCTATCATTTTGGGTGTTGCTCTGTG GAAGCTTGGACTGGTGCGATTCGGGAAGAGACGGAATCTTCGACCTGCAAATGACACAGGAGGTTACGACGACACAAGAGTGGAATTCTCAGGAATTGAGAATGGTTCAGCTTACGTCAACGTCGGGACATTGTACGACAATGATGCATTCATCCCTAATGGAACATATAGTTCTCCGATGACCGAGCAAGACCCCGCTTCTCCATACGCAAATGTGACGGAGTTGGGGCAGGATGTATCCAGAAAGAACCAGAGTCATCTCCAGGATCCAGTGCCCGAAGCACCGTATGACGACGTGCGAAGCTTCGGTCCCAACAACACGACCGAGAGCGTGGCCGAGAGCGGTTCAAACCAGGCCCACGGAGGCCCAAGAGAGACTCAGAGTCTCTCGAATGACGATCCGCCTCATAGTGAAGAGTCACCATATGCACATCTGGATCCCGTAAACCATCAGGACTATCTGGATTTCAGGGAGCTCAGCCCGGAACAGATGAGACCTATCTGA
- the LOC135502106 gene encoding deleted in malignant brain tumors 1 protein-like isoform X1 has translation MDRLLPLLVLLLFKFVGGTDIVVVCFANSGATSGTVRVRVNGSPEKPSKTICWDSTWGMEEANVTCRQMGFLKATSTGNDSDKIDPIIFDVRCSGTETNLADCSYSLSGPCQSNQFVSVTCLRNPAFNGLFDVRLNGSTAHKGIVESRQTYQGNAKQPWYALCYNLWSKEDSEVVCRQLGYSGVKATTGIIGSLPNVSAGELKCTGTEQTLRGCGVIPTSECTDKTIYTQVECNLDSETQQPFDIRLTGGNTSAGSVELLKNGKWGVICDKDGEWKLASARVVCRQLGFVDAIRVTEPAEFGQGNGSIHLKNPGCKGDEWSIERCPRPYGWGGGVKACQTKDTAGVVCSPEKFPAYDISSTRYTPNTSKSFRRFFLHSQGFPQLFNYEAQTHHLCTMTSNTIIEFSIYIHYKKFQENHSETLSFQANDSQATSSTFNRLQLYGNNSDPGPYTTNTKSMTMEFKSNGATGSGKFRLEIRVPASIAVSLSCYNLTTTPTTTSSTSTTSTTSTTSVTSQGNPTDTTTALVSNTATGGSTKGEVTEPITTPVSMTTDQTDSTTSASGSLDWCDSGRDGIFDLQMTQEVTTTKEWNSQELRMVLLTPTSGRSTSMMHSSLTVVLR, from the exons ATGGACAGACTTCTCCCGCTGTTGGTACTTTTACTCTTCAAGTTCGTAG GTGGCACAGACATAGTGGTTGTATGTTTTGCCAACTCAGGTGCTACCAGCGGAACGGTCAGAGTTCGCGTCAACGGATCACCAGAGAAACCAAGTAAGACGATATGTTGGGACAGCACATGGGGGATGGAGGAGGCGAATGTTACCTGTCGGCAGATGGGATTTCT AAAAGCGACCTCCACTGGTAATGATAGTGATAAAATTGACCCAATCATTTTTGACGTCCGCTGTTCGGGGACAGAGACAAACCTCGCAGACTGCAGTTACAGCCTCTCAGGACCCTGCCAAAGTAACCAATTTGTCAGTGTCACCTGCTTACGGAATCCAG CCTTTAATGGCCTATTTGATGTCCGTCTGAACGGTTCAACGGCTCATAAAGGTATAGTCGAGTCACGGCAGACATATCAAGGAAATGCAAAGCAACCGTGGTATGCACTATGTTACAACCTTTGGAGTAAAGAGGATTCTGAGGTTGTCTGTAGGCAGCTTGGATACAG CGGTGTCAAAGCTACCACGGGCATTATTGGTAGTCTCCCCAATGTTTCCGCTGGAGAGCTCAAGTGTACCGGGACAGAACAGACCTTGAGAGGATGCGGTGTGATTCCAACATCAGAATGCACCGACAAGACAATATATACTCAAGTCGAATGCAACCTTGACAGTG AGACCCAGCAACCTTTTGATATCCGCCTGACCGGTGGTAATACATCAGCAGGAAGTGTAGAGCTCTTGAAGAACGGTAAATGGGGCGTCATCTGTGATAAGGATGGAGAATGGAAGCTTGCGAGCGCCAGGGTTGTGTGTCGACAGCTTGGTTTTGT TGATGCCATCCGTGTGACAGAGCCAGCTGAGTTCGGCCAAGGCAATGGTTCAATACACCTGAAGAACCCCGGGTGTAAGGGAGACGAATGGagcatagagaggtgtccaagACCATACGGTTGGGGAGGTGGCGTCAAAGCATGCCAGACAAAGGACACGGCAGGCGTTGTTTGCAGCCCGGAAAAAT TTCCTGCGTATGACATCAGCTCAACACGCTACACACCAAACACATCGAAATCTTTTAGAAGATTCTTCCTTCACAGCCAAGGATTCCCTCAACTCTTCAACTACGAGGCGCAGACACATCATTTGTGCACCATGACCTCGAATACCATCATAGAGTTCTCCATATATATCCACTACAAGAAATTCCAGGAAAACCATAGCGAAACACTGTCATTCCAAGCCAATGATTCCCAGGCAACGAGTAGTACCTTCAACCGTCTTCAACTCTACGGGAATAATTCGGACCCTGGACCTTATACAACAAATACCAAATCAATGACGATGGAATTCAAGTCGAATGGTGCTACAGGAAGTGGAAAGTTCCGACTTGAAATAAGAG TCCCTGCTAGCATAGCTGTGTCTTTAAGCTGCTACAACCTAACGACAACACCAAcgacaacatcatcaacatcaacaacatcaacaacatcgaCCACAAGCGTCACTTCTCAAGGTAACCCTACCGACACGACCACTGCATTGGTATCCAATACCGCGACTGGAGGCTCTACAAAAGGTGAAGTCACAGAACCAATCACCACACCAGTTTCCATGACAACCGATCAAACAGATTCAACCACGTCTGCGTCAG GAAGCTTGGACTGGTGCGATTCGGGAAGAGACGGAATCTTCGACCTGCAAATGACACAGGAGGTTACGACGACAAAAGAGTGGAATTCTCAGGAATTGAGAATGGTTCTGCTTACGCCAACGTCGGGACGGAGTACGTCAATGATGCATTCATCCTTGACGGTAGTTCTCCGATGA